From candidate division WOR-3 bacterium, one genomic window encodes:
- the selB gene encoding selenocysteine-specific translation elongation factor: MHFVVGTAGHIDHGKSALVKALTGTDPDRLKEEQERGMTTDLGFAFLGDDITIIDVPGHEKFVRHMLAGASTIDLVMLVVAADDGVMPQTREHFEICRLLGIKKGLVVLNKIDLVDKDWLEMVRLDVQELVRGSFLEGAPVVAVSARTGAGIEELKRVLYQVTQTVEPKPDRGVFRLPIDRCFTIKGFGTVVAGTVLSGSCRVGDRLELLPQGIEVRVRGIQRHNKPVETAVVGERAALNLQGVEVDAIERGNILSTPGYYRPTTVFNGSLYLLKDAGKPLRNMTRVHLHIGTAEVMCRVCLLDRKELLPGEECLVQIRTEGPVVCDWNDHYVIRHYSPQQTIGGGVVLEAQGEKVRRFDDETLTRLQELKSGKRGAVLEQFLLKSGFDVKTVATICRELALTEADARLMADFLVQQGKARWVEWEGKEYLILERVINDGLERVKAVLAEFHQTNPLRVGMKRAEARAKLAQPPVLFETLVRMLKEQGVVYEEGDRLRLASHQVKLNPQEQAIFEKVTREIKQAKWQPPDVDELFAGVEKKLAERVKMALLETGEIVDVGEGVLLHSEIVAEAEKVLKDFFTRKPELTASEFRQALGTTRKVVIPLLNYFDRIGLTQRRGDVRVLRQSKEPK; the protein is encoded by the coding sequence ATGCATTTTGTTGTCGGTACTGCCGGACATATTGACCACGGGAAAAGTGCGCTGGTAAAGGCGTTGACCGGGACCGACCCGGACCGGTTGAAAGAGGAGCAGGAACGGGGGATGACAACCGATTTAGGATTCGCCTTCTTAGGTGACGATATTACGATTATTGATGTCCCGGGGCACGAGAAGTTTGTGCGGCATATGTTAGCCGGTGCGAGTACAATCGATTTGGTAATGCTGGTGGTGGCGGCTGATGATGGTGTTATGCCGCAAACCAGGGAGCATTTTGAGATTTGCCGGCTTTTGGGGATTAAAAAAGGTCTGGTGGTTTTAAACAAGATTGACCTTGTGGATAAAGATTGGCTGGAGATGGTGCGGCTGGATGTTCAGGAACTGGTGCGGGGTTCTTTTCTGGAAGGGGCACCGGTGGTTGCGGTTTCGGCGCGAACCGGTGCAGGAATTGAGGAGTTAAAAAGGGTTCTTTATCAGGTAACCCAGACGGTTGAACCGAAACCGGACCGTGGTGTGTTTCGCTTGCCGATTGACCGTTGTTTTACAATAAAAGGGTTTGGCACGGTGGTGGCAGGCACGGTACTTTCAGGAAGTTGTCGGGTTGGAGACCGTCTGGAACTTTTGCCCCAGGGGATAGAGGTGCGGGTGCGAGGCATCCAGCGCCACAATAAACCGGTTGAGACTGCCGTGGTGGGCGAACGTGCAGCCTTGAATCTTCAAGGGGTGGAAGTTGATGCGATTGAGCGGGGTAATATTCTATCAACCCCGGGTTATTATCGTCCGACAACGGTGTTTAACGGTTCGCTTTACCTGTTGAAGGATGCGGGTAAGCCGTTGCGCAATATGACGCGGGTGCATCTTCACATCGGGACTGCGGAGGTGATGTGCCGCGTTTGTCTCCTTGACCGCAAGGAACTTTTGCCCGGTGAAGAGTGCCTGGTACAAATCCGGACCGAAGGTCCGGTGGTGTGCGATTGGAACGACCACTATGTGATTCGGCACTACTCACCCCAGCAGACAATCGGGGGTGGTGTTGTACTCGAGGCGCAGGGTGAGAAGGTGCGCCGGTTTGATGATGAAACATTGACCCGGTTGCAGGAGTTAAAATCTGGTAAACGGGGTGCGGTCCTGGAGCAGTTTTTGCTCAAGTCCGGGTTTGATGTCAAAACAGTGGCAACAATCTGCCGGGAGCTGGCATTAACCGAAGCGGACGCCCGGTTGATGGCCGATTTTCTTGTACAACAGGGGAAGGCACGCTGGGTTGAATGGGAAGGAAAGGAGTATTTGATACTGGAGCGGGTGATTAACGATGGGTTAGAAAGAGTTAAAGCGGTGTTAGCAGAGTTTCATCAGACGAATCCGCTTCGGGTCGGCATGAAACGGGCTGAGGCACGGGCGAAGTTGGCTCAGCCGCCAGTTTTGTTTGAGACCCTGGTCAGGATGTTAAAGGAACAAGGGGTGGTTTATGAGGAAGGGGACCGGTTGCGCCTTGCCAGCCATCAGGTAAAATTGAACCCACAAGAGCAGGCGATTTTCGAGAAGGTGACGCGGGAGATTAAACAGGCAAAATGGCAACCGCCTGATGTTGATGAACTTTTTGCCGGAGTGGAAAAGAAACTTGCGGAACGGGTGAAGATGGCACTGCTGGAAACCGGGGAGATTGTGGATGTTGGCGAAGGCGTGCTGCTGCATTCCGAAATTGTTGCGGAAGCGGAAAAGGTATTGAAGGATTTTTTTACAAGGAAGCCAGAACTGACCGCCTCAGAGTTCAGGCAGGCACTGGGTACCACCCGAAAGGTGGTGATTCCGCTTTTGAACTATTTTGACCGAATTGGTTTGACCCAGCGCCGGGGTGATGTGCGGGTGCTAAGGCAAAGCAAAGAGCCAAAATAA
- the rpmJ gene encoding 50S ribosomal protein L36: protein MKVRSSVKKRCAHCVVVRRRGKVRVICKREPKHNQRQG from the coding sequence ATGAAGGTGCGTTCTTCGGTTAAGAAGCGGTGTGCCCACTGTGTGGTTGTGCGGCGCCGGGGCAAGGTACGGGTGATTTGTAAGCGCGAGCCCAAGCACAATCAGCGGCAGGGTTAG
- the infA gene encoding translation initiation factor IF-1 translates to MAKKDVIQLEGVVTESLPNATFRVQLDNGHLVLAHISGKMRMNWIRILPGDRVTVELSPYDLTRGRIVYRFK, encoded by the coding sequence ATGGCTAAAAAGGATGTGATTCAGTTAGAAGGGGTGGTGACCGAATCGTTGCCCAATGCAACCTTTCGGGTGCAGCTGGACAATGGTCATCTGGTCCTCGCCCATATTTCGGGTAAGATGCGGATGAACTGGATCAGAATCCTGCCGGGTGACCGGGTTACGGTGGAACTTTCACCTTACGACCTCACCCGGGGGCGGATTGTTTACCGGTTTAAGTAG
- a CDS encoding HAMP domain-containing protein, translating to MGNNHQSRLRLSIRGRIAMAMIFSAILVLPVTIIALYYAGQMNTLANVIAEEDAELLRTGNTIVHNFLEVRNSERNFLIYNDTFYLSAGRSRLVQIALLCERARRLDPTLAPSFDSLTNLLLTYRRLLDSLFLMKTARWQTPSREQVQRLREIYRQIVVELEEAQNPRVKDSLLNAISLIGQEIERAELTGIVNQLFTQRMSETAQKIIIIGEKIMAYANQRIAEHKSRITRLFTWSQRNIISAIIVLTALLVYLITRLPRSIVLPIKRINNALTRAEQGDLNIRVTVPVNDELGDLARQLNRAFAHLRDFDERKANYILELERRFRLLANNINEGVIVFDREPKIVYANPAAEPLLGIKSSESIGHNIKDLPNLAVIKPRLEQILSGSSSHQECEILPGLPGSALCFETLRDRNGAITGVIVIITNPAPPETVTA from the coding sequence GTGGGTAACAACCACCAGAGCCGACTGCGACTTTCCATTCGGGGACGCATCGCAATGGCGATGATTTTCTCGGCAATCTTAGTCCTGCCCGTCACCATCATCGCCCTTTATTATGCGGGCCAGATGAACACTCTCGCCAATGTCATCGCCGAAGAGGATGCCGAGCTACTTCGCACCGGTAACACCATCGTCCACAACTTTCTCGAAGTCCGCAACTCGGAACGGAACTTTTTGATTTACAACGACACCTTTTACCTTTCCGCCGGTCGGTCCCGTCTCGTGCAAATTGCCCTCCTCTGTGAACGGGCACGCCGGCTCGACCCAACACTTGCTCCCAGTTTTGACTCCCTGACCAACCTGCTTTTAACCTATCGCCGGCTCCTGGACTCGCTTTTCTTAATGAAAACCGCCCGCTGGCAAACGCCTTCCCGCGAACAAGTCCAGCGGTTAAGGGAAATTTATCGTCAGATTGTGGTAGAACTGGAAGAAGCCCAAAACCCCAGGGTCAAAGACTCCCTCCTTAACGCAATCAGCCTGATCGGTCAGGAAATCGAACGGGCGGAACTAACCGGAATTGTCAATCAATTGTTCACCCAGCGTATGAGCGAAACCGCCCAGAAAATCATTATCATCGGTGAAAAGATAATGGCTTATGCCAACCAGCGTATCGCCGAACACAAATCAAGAATCACCCGCCTTTTCACCTGGAGTCAACGCAACATCATATCCGCCATCATCGTTCTCACCGCCCTGCTTGTATACCTTATTACTCGCCTGCCGCGCTCGATTGTCCTTCCCATTAAGAGAATAAACAACGCCCTGACTCGCGCCGAACAGGGCGACTTAAACATCAGAGTCACCGTGCCGGTAAACGACGAGCTGGGTGACCTTGCCCGCCAACTCAACCGGGCGTTTGCTCATTTGCGAGATTTTGATGAACGCAAGGCGAACTACATCCTGGAACTGGAACGGCGTTTCCGGCTCCTTGCCAACAACATCAATGAAGGGGTAATCGTGTTTGACCGTGAACCGAAAATTGTCTATGCCAACCCCGCAGCAGAACCGCTCCTGGGCATCAAATCCTCTGAGAGCATTGGCCATAACATTAAAGACCTGCCCAACCTCGCCGTAATTAAACCCCGGCTGGAACAGATACTTTCCGGCAGTTCCAGCCATCAGGAGTGCGAGATTCTCCCCGGACTTCCGGGTTCGGCGCTCTGTTTTGAAACGCTCCGGGACCGTAACGGCGCGATAACCGGCGTGATTGTCATCATCACCAACCCGGCGCCACCGGAAACGGTAACAGCCTGA
- the rpoN gene encoding RNA polymerase factor sigma-54, translating into MSDDKMKLGQSIEQRLEQRLTPQLIMNMKLLELPLMELEQLIRNELEQNPALEQFEGDGDSEVEEYGPDGEQLNEAGNVEEGLIEQPSEGDSVSKTDNLEQGTKSDNEEYTFDELLPSEGWDAPVVLPAQNDDEEMVRGEVIADPRTTLRETILPHLQALLPTEDAALAEEVVEWLDENGFLSVTVEELGEKLAVDEVRLRRIVYQLQRIPPGGIGCRNAREALLVQLEVKGCAPDALECRLIAEGWELLERRDTNRLAKKFGCSEDEIKQAIARLWGLEPKPARRFVNNAVQYVSPDFSVVWQGNRLVAVMNDEAVPRLRISRYFIEVLRNPRQYTREQVEYAKKRVEAARQLLKALESRRRMLRRLVELIIQMQRDFFVLGPEHLKPATLRAAAEVIGVHPATVSRAINGKYIETPNGIFPLKFFFQAGTEDISRASIKEKIKAMIESEDKRSPLSDDEIVSRLKAAGIEISRRTVAKYRNEMGIPGSSERKGF; encoded by the coding sequence ATGAGTGACGACAAGATGAAATTGGGACAGAGTATTGAACAGCGGCTGGAGCAGCGGCTGACCCCGCAGTTGATAATGAATATGAAACTGCTTGAGTTACCGCTAATGGAACTCGAGCAGTTGATTCGGAATGAACTGGAGCAGAATCCGGCACTGGAGCAGTTTGAGGGAGACGGTGACAGTGAAGTGGAGGAGTACGGTCCGGATGGAGAACAACTCAATGAGGCGGGCAATGTTGAGGAAGGATTGATTGAGCAGCCGTCAGAGGGTGATTCGGTAAGTAAGACGGACAACCTGGAACAGGGAACGAAGAGCGATAATGAGGAGTATACCTTTGATGAGTTGTTGCCTTCTGAAGGGTGGGATGCGCCGGTTGTTCTTCCTGCGCAAAACGATGATGAGGAGATGGTGCGAGGAGAGGTTATCGCAGACCCGCGAACTACATTGCGCGAGACGATTTTACCTCATTTACAGGCGCTGTTACCAACCGAAGATGCGGCACTTGCTGAAGAGGTGGTTGAATGGCTGGATGAGAACGGATTTTTGTCGGTTACCGTGGAAGAGTTGGGTGAGAAGTTGGCGGTGGATGAGGTACGGTTACGGCGGATTGTTTACCAGTTACAGCGAATACCACCCGGAGGCATTGGTTGCCGCAATGCCCGGGAGGCGCTTTTGGTTCAACTTGAGGTTAAAGGGTGTGCGCCCGATGCGCTCGAATGTCGATTGATAGCCGAAGGGTGGGAGTTGCTGGAGCGGAGAGATACCAACCGGCTGGCAAAGAAGTTTGGTTGCAGTGAGGATGAAATTAAACAGGCGATTGCCCGGTTGTGGGGGCTGGAACCGAAGCCGGCGCGGCGGTTTGTGAACAATGCGGTACAGTATGTCTCGCCCGACTTTTCGGTTGTCTGGCAGGGGAATAGACTGGTTGCGGTGATGAATGACGAGGCGGTGCCCAGACTCCGTATTTCGCGGTATTTTATTGAGGTACTCCGTAATCCGCGCCAGTACACACGGGAGCAGGTGGAGTATGCCAAAAAACGGGTTGAGGCGGCACGCCAGCTTCTCAAGGCGCTGGAATCCCGACGCCGGATGCTGCGGCGGCTTGTGGAGTTGATTATCCAGATGCAGCGAGACTTTTTTGTCCTCGGACCGGAACATCTGAAACCGGCAACACTGCGCGCGGCGGCGGAGGTTATTGGTGTGCATCCGGCAACGGTATCGCGGGCAATAAACGGTAAGTATATTGAGACACCGAACGGTATTTTCCCGCTGAAATTCTTTTTCCAAGCCGGGACCGAAGACATTTCCCGAGCGTCGATTAAAGAAAAAATCAAAGCGATGATTGAGTCTGAAGACAAACGGTCACCGTTGAGTGATGATGAGATTGTCAGTAGGCTAAAAGCGGCCGGGATTGAAATTTCGCGGCGCACCGTTGCGAAATATCGGAATGAGATGGGGATTCCGGGCTCAAGCGAAAGAAAGGGTTTTTAA
- the selD gene encoding selenide, water dikinase SelD, giving the protein MSKAQLAQALAGLEQPEDPRLLVGINTADDAGVFLLSDGVALVQTVDMLTPMAEDPYIYGRIAAANSLSDVYAMGGEPLTVLNIVGFPAAMDKTILREILRGGQDTVKQAGAVVVGGHTFNEKEIKYGLAVTGRIDPQRIVTNAGAKLGDVLVLTKPLGIGVYTQALMTLDQVDPVFEQAALDSMMRLNRDAAAIMVACEADAATDITGYGLLGHTQEMAEASGVRIRIYAERVPVLPRAKELAKTFIDPGVLMNENSFGKQVEWKGSLPDEIRNLLWESESSGGLLVVLKPEKVAMFQSRAKAAGIVAPIIGEVVEGQPGTIEVI; this is encoded by the coding sequence CTGAGTAAGGCGCAGTTGGCGCAGGCATTAGCCGGGCTGGAACAGCCCGAGGACCCAAGACTGCTGGTTGGCATCAATACGGCAGACGATGCTGGGGTGTTTCTGCTTTCGGACGGCGTAGCACTGGTGCAAACGGTTGACATGCTCACGCCGATGGCGGAAGACCCCTACATTTATGGCAGAATTGCAGCCGCAAATTCGCTTTCCGATGTTTATGCAATGGGCGGTGAGCCGTTGACCGTGCTCAACATCGTGGGATTCCCGGCAGCGATGGATAAGACCATTCTGCGGGAGATTTTACGCGGCGGGCAGGATACGGTGAAACAGGCGGGTGCGGTTGTTGTTGGCGGGCACACCTTTAATGAAAAGGAGATTAAATACGGACTGGCGGTAACCGGACGCATTGACCCGCAGCGGATTGTCACCAATGCCGGGGCAAAGTTAGGCGATGTTCTTGTGTTGACCAAACCGCTGGGCATTGGTGTTTATACCCAGGCGTTGATGACCCTGGACCAGGTAGACCCGGTTTTTGAGCAGGCGGCGCTGGATTCAATGATGCGGCTGAACCGGGACGCCGCAGCGATAATGGTTGCCTGTGAAGCCGATGCCGCAACCGACATCACCGGTTATGGACTTCTCGGCCACACCCAGGAGATGGCAGAGGCTTCGGGCGTGAGGATAAGGATTTATGCCGAGCGAGTGCCGGTTTTGCCCCGGGCAAAAGAACTGGCGAAAACTTTTATTGACCCCGGTGTTTTGATGAACGAAAACTCATTTGGCAAACAGGTGGAATGGAAAGGTTCCTTGCCCGATGAGATTAGAAATCTGCTCTGGGAGTCGGAAAGTTCGGGCGGGCTTCTCGTGGTGTTAAAGCCGGAAAAGGTGGCGATGTTTCAGAGTCGGGCTAAAGCGGCGGGGATTGTTGCACCAATTATCGGTGAAGTTGTTGAGGGGCAGCCCGGGACAATTGAAGTGATTTAA
- the lptC gene encoding LPS export ABC transporter periplasmic protein LptC produces the protein MDWKRVLVAAYFILVISQCKDASIPSPGENLPDQVVYGFVLHESASGKRLYTLNAAEAVVREPEGRIDVKSPIVTFYDEGGGVYSTLRAELGVILTRNEDLIARGNVVVQTAESTRLYTDSLVWNNTRKVVLTDAGVTIESPKGRIVGQGLIADAALNKIEIVSEVRGSSSYEFAP, from the coding sequence GTGGACTGGAAAAGAGTTCTCGTCGCGGCTTATTTCATTCTTGTTATCAGCCAGTGTAAGGATGCTTCGATACCAAGTCCGGGTGAGAATCTGCCCGACCAGGTCGTTTACGGATTTGTCCTGCACGAGTCAGCAAGCGGTAAAAGGCTTTACACGCTGAACGCAGCGGAGGCGGTGGTGCGGGAACCGGAGGGCCGGATTGATGTCAAGAGCCCAATCGTTACTTTTTATGACGAAGGCGGCGGAGTCTATTCCACACTGAGAGCCGAGCTGGGTGTGATATTAACTCGCAACGAGGATTTGATTGCCCGCGGCAATGTGGTCGTGCAAACTGCGGAGAGCACCCGTCTCTACACCGACTCCCTGGTCTGGAACAACACCCGGAAGGTTGTGCTGACCGATGCCGGTGTAACGATTGAGTCGCCCAAAGGCAGGATTGTGGGTCAGGGTTTGATTGCCGATGCGGCGCTGAATAAGATTGAGATTGTTAGCGAGGTGCGCGGGAGTTCCAGTTATGAGTTTGCGCCTTAG
- the lptB gene encoding LPS export ABC transporter ATP-binding protein encodes MKLIAEGLVKSYGGRKVVDQVSLELSRGEVVGLLGPNGAGKTTTFHMITGFIKPEEGKIFLDGTEITHMPVYKRARQGIGYLSQEPSVFRKLTVEENIRAILEMLGVPKAEQRRRVDELLEKLNITNLAQQRAGTLSGGERRRVELARALAPKPAFLLLDEPFTGVDPIVRAEIQKIVRMLCSEGLGILITDHNVRETLEITERAYLMYDAKVLISGTARELIENQRAREVYLGEKFQI; translated from the coding sequence ATGAAACTGATTGCCGAAGGTCTGGTTAAGTCCTACGGGGGCAGGAAGGTTGTTGATCAGGTCTCGCTCGAGTTAAGTCGGGGCGAAGTTGTTGGGCTGCTCGGTCCTAACGGTGCCGGAAAAACTACAACATTCCATATGATTACCGGTTTCATCAAACCGGAGGAGGGGAAAATATTTCTCGACGGCACAGAGATTACCCATATGCCGGTTTACAAAAGGGCACGGCAGGGTATCGGGTATCTTTCTCAGGAGCCGTCGGTGTTCCGGAAGTTGACCGTGGAGGAGAATATCAGGGCGATTCTTGAGATGCTGGGTGTACCCAAAGCCGAACAGCGGCGTCGGGTTGACGAGCTTTTAGAAAAATTGAATATCACCAATCTGGCGCAGCAGCGGGCAGGAACACTTTCGGGCGGCGAGCGCCGGCGCGTTGAACTTGCCCGGGCACTGGCGCCCAAGCCGGCTTTTCTTTTGTTAGATGAGCCTTTTACCGGTGTTGACCCGATTGTGCGCGCGGAGATACAGAAGATTGTCCGGATGCTGTGCAGCGAGGGGCTGGGAATCTTAATCACCGACCATAATGTGCGGGAGACGCTGGAGATTACCGAGAGGGCATATCTGATGTATGATGCCAAGGTTTTGATTTCGGGCACCGCAAGGGAGTTGATTGAAAACCAGCGGGCGCGGGAGGTTTATCTCGGGGAGAAGTTTCAGATATGA
- a CDS encoding CTP synthase produces the protein MAKYIFISGGVVSSLGKGIATASIGLLLKSRGLRVVPLKFDPYINVDPGTMSPFQHGEVFVTDDGAETDLDLGHYERFIGRALSRDNNLTAGQIYSAVIEKERRGGYLGRTIQVVPHITQEIKDRIRKVARGQDVVLVEIGGTVGDIEGLPFLEAARQFALEEGRENVVYIHLTLVPFIRTSGEYKTKPTQHSVNKLREIGIQPDILLCRAETPLPADAKEKIALFCNVRREAVIEAIDVPNIYEIPLVFQRQGLDGLIVRLLGIKRKRVKFRQDGILKRWREFVKRQHEAKTELRIGLCGKYVGLHDSYKSVIEAIHHAGAAVGVKPVIDFIEAEELNEKNVAARLKGLAGVVVPGGFGVRGMTGKMEAVTYCRKNRLPFLGLCVGLQVAVIEFARQVCGLKGANSTEFDPKSRYPVIYLMPGQRGRKNKGGTMRLGAYPCVIQPGTVAYRCYRRRLISERHRHRYEVNNRFLPLLARYGLVASGKSPDGKLVEIIELKSHPFFLATQFHPEFKSRPLAPHPLFVSFLKAGYDYQTQSRDDVATRDSDNNPNSAF, from the coding sequence GTGGCAAAGTACATTTTTATCTCCGGTGGTGTGGTGTCTTCGCTGGGTAAAGGGATTGCCACCGCATCGATCGGTTTGCTCCTGAAGAGTCGCGGGTTGCGGGTCGTGCCCTTGAAGTTTGACCCTTACATCAATGTTGACCCGGGAACAATGAGCCCATTTCAACACGGTGAGGTTTTTGTCACCGATGATGGGGCGGAGACCGACCTGGATTTAGGCCATTATGAACGGTTTATTGGCCGGGCGCTTTCCCGGGACAACAATCTGACCGCGGGTCAGATTTATTCCGCGGTGATTGAGAAGGAGCGGCGGGGTGGTTATCTGGGCAGGACGATTCAAGTTGTGCCCCACATTACGCAAGAGATTAAGGACCGGATTCGGAAGGTTGCCCGGGGTCAGGATGTGGTGCTGGTGGAAATTGGCGGCACGGTGGGTGATATTGAAGGGCTTCCGTTCCTTGAGGCGGCACGGCAGTTTGCACTTGAGGAGGGAAGGGAGAATGTCGTTTACATTCACCTAACTCTGGTTCCTTTTATTAGGACATCGGGTGAATACAAGACGAAACCAACCCAGCACTCGGTAAACAAACTCAGGGAGATAGGTATTCAACCGGACATTCTGCTCTGCCGTGCCGAAACCCCTCTGCCGGCTGATGCCAAGGAGAAGATTGCGCTTTTCTGTAATGTGAGACGGGAAGCGGTGATTGAGGCGATTGATGTGCCCAACATTTATGAAATACCGCTGGTGTTTCAACGCCAGGGTCTGGATGGGTTGATTGTCCGGCTTCTCGGTATAAAGCGGAAAAGAGTAAAGTTTCGGCAGGACGGGATTTTAAAACGGTGGCGGGAGTTTGTTAAGAGGCAGCATGAGGCAAAGACCGAGCTGCGTATCGGACTGTGCGGGAAGTATGTTGGGTTGCACGACTCTTACAAGTCGGTAATCGAAGCGATTCACCATGCAGGAGCAGCGGTGGGAGTTAAGCCGGTGATTGATTTCATTGAAGCGGAAGAGTTGAATGAGAAAAATGTTGCGGCGCGGCTCAAAGGTCTTGCCGGTGTAGTTGTACCGGGTGGATTTGGTGTGCGGGGGATGACAGGTAAGATGGAGGCGGTTACCTACTGCCGAAAAAACAGGTTGCCTTTTCTGGGTTTGTGTGTGGGCTTGCAGGTGGCGGTTATTGAGTTTGCCCGTCAAGTGTGCGGACTCAAGGGCGCAAACTCCACCGAATTCGACCCGAAAAGCCGGTATCCGGTGATTTATTTGATGCCCGGACAGCGCGGGCGAAAAAATAAGGGTGGCACGATGCGCCTTGGTGCCTATCCGTGTGTGATTCAACCCGGCACTGTTGCCTACCGTTGTTATCGGCGGCGTTTGATATCTGAGCGCCACCGGCACCGATACGAAGTTAACAATCGGTTTCTCCCCTTGCTTGCCCGTTATGGGCTGGTTGCTTCAGGAAAGTCTCCAGATGGAAAACTGGTTGAAATAATTGAGCTTAAATCACATCCCTTTTTCCTCGCCACCCAGTTCCATCCGGAGTTTAAATCCCGTCCTTTAGCACCCCACCCTTTGTTCGTCTCTTTTCTCAAAGCCGGCTATGACTACCAAACCCAGAGCCGGGATGATGTTGCTACACGGGATTCTGATAACAATCCGAATTCTGCCTTTTGA